From a single Acidobacteriota bacterium genomic region:
- a CDS encoding DUF6335 family protein, translating to MKKPNQEFIDVGRVESEIYEPSEEVLEEFAEVQRFATNKELFTDESVKGHAAEHHQDESGEEAIGGFITTTDDDLVDEMGEAAGLSYADDEPLHTPEKIEERDRHRWELDPASSEDYQQRVNHEGE from the coding sequence ATGAAAAAACCGAACCAGGAATTTATTGATGTCGGTAGAGTCGAAAGCGAAATCTACGAACCCAGCGAAGAGGTGCTTGAAGAGTTTGCCGAAGTCCAACGTTTTGCTACGAATAAAGAGTTGTTCACCGATGAATCGGTCAAAGGGCATGCGGCTGAACATCATCAGGACGAGTCCGGTGAAGAAGCCATCGGTGGGTTTATAACCACAACAGATGATGACCTGGTTGATGAGATGGGCGAAGCCGCCGGTTTAAGCTATGCCGACGATGAGCCGTTGCACACTCCTGAAAAGATTGAAGAGCGCGACCGCCATCGCTGGGAACTCGACCCGGCATCATCGGAAGACTACCAGCAGCGGGTCAATCACGAAGGCGAATAA
- a CDS encoding cold shock domain-containing protein, with the protein MKEQGTVKWFNNAKGYGFITRSSGDDVFVHYSAIESEGYKTLNEGQMVEFTLIQGPKGLAASNVTAV; encoded by the coding sequence TTGAAAGAACAAGGCACCGTTAAATGGTTTAACAACGCAAAAGGTTATGGTTTTATCACACGCTCAAGCGGTGATGATGTGTTTGTACACTATTCGGCTATCGAGTCGGAAGGCTACAAGACCTTGAATGAAGGTCAAATGGTTGAATTCACGCTCATTCAAGGTCCCAAAGGTCTGGCAGCTTCCAACGTAACGGCTGTTTAG
- a CDS encoding sigma-70 family RNA polymerase sigma factor, with product MERLALMNRCDLETVIVDCIAGKRQAFHTLFEAYKDKVYSIALHFSGEEAMAKDITQQVFLKLFTTIKQFRFDSQFSTWLYRIVANACIDEQRKRRRFIPFAQGVEVRDMIASGSQEERLIQRQISDSVRAAIGDLSPKLRLPILLKYVEGLSYEEIAETLGCSIGTVSSRLNRGHKALARKLGHLRERVATGE from the coding sequence ATGGAGCGACTCGCGCTGATGAACCGATGCGATTTGGAGACCGTCATCGTCGATTGCATAGCCGGAAAACGGCAGGCTTTTCATACGCTGTTTGAAGCCTATAAAGATAAGGTCTATTCCATCGCATTGCATTTCAGCGGCGAAGAGGCAATGGCAAAAGATATAACCCAGCAGGTCTTTTTGAAATTGTTCACCACCATCAAACAATTTCGCTTTGATTCGCAATTTTCGACCTGGCTGTATCGTATCGTTGCCAATGCCTGTATTGATGAACAGCGAAAACGCCGTCGCTTCATTCCCTTTGCTCAGGGCGTAGAGGTGCGCGACATGATTGCCAGCGGTTCACAGGAAGAACGTTTGATACAAAGACAGATTTCCGATTCGGTAAGGGCAGCCATCGGCGATTTGAGTCCCAAATTGCGATTGCCGATTTTACTGAAATATGTCGAAGGATTGTCTTACGAAGAGATTGCCGAAACTCTGGGTTGTTCAATCGGCACGGTCTCTTCGCGCCTCAATCGCGGGCACAAGGCACTGGCGCGCAAACTCGGTCATCTGCGCGAGCGGGTCGCAACGGGAGAGTAG
- a CDS encoding FecR domain-containing protein has product MFSKHVSAKLSAYCNGELSNDETKAIAEHLLVCKGCRKAYDEINLGVQLAQSLPQVVAPASLWSEIENLLDAPQPLPSTPRFGFPFTWQKLVFTGALAMALVACGVSLWLYFEMRAASWQVVRLDGAPKINKSLVSDSERFSEGELLETDANSRARINLTKIGHVDIDPNSRVKVISTKFTEQRLALERGKLSARISAPPRIFFVDTPSAKAVDLGCAYTLEVDDNGRGLLQVTSGWVALEYQGREARVPAGAACETRPQVGPGTPFFSNSTAALQKALERFDFENGGIAALETILAEATTRDTLTLFNLLYRVDGKERASVYDKLASLVLPPDDVTRDGILTMNAEMIDSYRTALEPVWISETFPALRKALRNILDKPPEKKK; this is encoded by the coding sequence ATGTTTAGCAAGCACGTATCGGCAAAACTTTCAGCCTATTGCAATGGCGAACTTTCAAATGATGAGACGAAAGCCATCGCCGAACATCTGCTGGTTTGCAAAGGTTGCCGCAAAGCATACGACGAAATCAATCTGGGCGTGCAGCTTGCGCAAAGTTTGCCGCAGGTCGTTGCGCCCGCGTCGCTTTGGAGTGAGATAGAAAACCTGTTGGATGCGCCACAGCCTTTACCATCAACACCGCGATTCGGATTTCCATTCACCTGGCAGAAACTCGTTTTCACGGGCGCGCTGGCGATGGCGCTCGTCGCCTGTGGCGTGAGCCTGTGGTTGTATTTTGAAATGCGCGCGGCAAGCTGGCAGGTGGTGCGACTCGATGGCGCGCCGAAAATTAATAAGAGTTTAGTCAGTGACAGCGAGCGATTTTCGGAAGGCGAATTGCTCGAAACCGATGCGAATTCGCGAGCGCGCATCAATTTGACCAAAATCGGACACGTTGACATTGATCCGAATTCCCGCGTCAAAGTAATTTCAACGAAATTCACGGAACAAAGACTGGCGCTTGAACGCGGCAAATTGTCTGCACGAATTTCTGCGCCGCCGCGAATCTTTTTTGTCGATACCCCTTCGGCAAAAGCGGTGGATTTGGGCTGCGCCTACACCTTGGAAGTTGATGACAACGGACGCGGTTTGTTGCAGGTCACCAGCGGTTGGGTGGCGCTGGAATATCAAGGGCGCGAAGCGCGTGTGCCTGCGGGGGCGGCTTGCGAAACTCGCCCGCAGGTTGGTCCTGGCACGCCGTTTTTCAGCAATTCAACCGCAGCCTTGCAAAAAGCCCTTGAACGCTTCGATTTTGAAAATGGCGGGATTGCGGCACTCGAAACCATTCTTGCGGAAGCCACCACCCGCGACACCTTGACGCTCTTTAATTTGCTCTATCGCGTCGATGGCAAAGAGCGCGCTTCGGTTTATGACAAACTCGCAAGTCTCGTCCTGCCGCCCGATGATGTGACGCGCGACGGCATCTTGACGATGAACGCCGAGATGATTGATTCCTATCGCACGGCGCTTGAACCGGTGTGGATTAGCGAAACCTTTCCGGCGCTTCGCAAAGCTTTACGCAACATTTTGGATAAACCGCCGGAAAAGAAAAAATGA
- a CDS encoding heme-binding domain-containing protein, with protein MKNILRWAIISLALLFVVLQFVRPAKTNPMIDDSRALHNQTEMNQEVTAVIKRACYDCHSNDTRWPWYSNIAPVSWFVIDHVNHGRKHLNFSNWADYDKQQKATQLFLIGETVRLGKMPMSSYTLMHADAQLTDDDKKLIAEWVKAEKAKLFNQPQAQSFVH; from the coding sequence ATGAAAAACATTTTGCGTTGGGCAATCATTTCACTGGCGTTGCTTTTCGTTGTTTTGCAATTCGTGCGACCGGCAAAGACCAATCCGATGATTGATGATTCGCGCGCGCTGCACAATCAGACAGAGATGAACCAGGAGGTGACAGCCGTGATAAAACGCGCCTGTTACGATTGCCATTCAAACGATACGCGCTGGCCCTGGTACAGCAATATCGCGCCGGTTTCGTGGTTCGTCATTGACCATGTCAATCACGGACGCAAACACTTGAATTTTTCCAACTGGGCGGATTATGACAAACAACAAAAAGCGACACAGCTTTTTTTGATTGGTGAAACCGTCAGGCTTGGTAAGATGCCGATGTCTTCGTACACCTTGATGCACGCGGACGCCCAACTCACGGACGATGATAAAAAATTAATTGCCGAATGGGTGAAAGCGGAAAAAGCAAAACTCTTTAATCAACCGCAGGCGCAAAGCTTTGTGCATTGA
- a CDS encoding alpha-L-fucosidase, whose product MNIKTYLLLKLCKLLVIVLIFSCASSTVPAQTKYTPTKNNLASRRWFQDAKFGLFIHWGVYSVLEDGEWVMQVKKLPISEYEKLPARFNPTEFNAAEWVAIAKAAGMKYITITSKHHDGFAMFDSKASDWDIVDRTPYKKDVLKMLADECHKQGIKLFFYHSQLDWHHPDYFPRGQTGQYTGRVDKGEWYKYLDYMDAQLAELLTGYGKIGGIWFDGMWDKPQADWRLEKTYKLIHDLQPDALVGSNHHKAPFAGEDFQMFEKDLPGKNTAGFNTAEIGALPLETCETMNGSWGYNANDKKFKSPRDLIHYLVRAAGFNANFLLNVGPMPNGKIQPEFVATLKEIGAWLRANGETIYGTRGGAITPQDWGAVTTKGNKIFIHLLNLKTDTLTLSLTEKIKSARYRKDRSQVAFEQTQNAVVLKNLKMIDADDTIIVLEK is encoded by the coding sequence ATGAACATCAAAACCTATCTGCTACTTAAACTTTGTAAACTTCTGGTCATCGTGTTGATTTTTTCCTGCGCTTCATCAACCGTTCCGGCGCAAACGAAATACACGCCGACGAAAAACAACTTGGCGTCGCGTCGTTGGTTTCAGGATGCGAAATTCGGACTCTTCATTCACTGGGGCGTTTACAGTGTCCTCGAAGATGGCGAGTGGGTGATGCAGGTGAAAAAGCTTCCCATCAGCGAATATGAAAAGTTACCGGCGCGATTTAATCCAACCGAATTTAACGCTGCCGAATGGGTGGCGATTGCGAAAGCTGCGGGCATGAAATACATCACCATCACCAGCAAACATCACGACGGCTTTGCGATGTTCGATTCCAAAGCGAGCGATTGGGACATCGTTGACCGCACGCCTTACAAAAAAGATGTGTTGAAAATGTTAGCTGATGAATGCCACAAACAAGGCATCAAGCTTTTCTTTTATCATTCGCAACTCGACTGGCATCACCCCGATTATTTTCCGCGCGGACAAACCGGACAATATACCGGCAGAGTCGATAAAGGTGAATGGTACAAATACCTCGATTATATGGACGCGCAGCTCGCGGAATTGCTCACAGGTTACGGCAAAATCGGCGGCATCTGGTTTGATGGCATGTGGGATAAACCGCAGGCCGATTGGCGACTCGAAAAAACCTATAAATTGATTCACGATTTGCAACCCGATGCGCTGGTCGGTTCCAACCATCACAAAGCGCCTTTTGCGGGCGAAGATTTTCAGATGTTTGAAAAAGATTTGCCCGGTAAAAATACCGCCGGGTTCAACACCGCAGAGATCGGCGCATTGCCTTTGGAAACCTGCGAAACCATGAACGGCTCATGGGGTTATAATGCCAACGATAAAAAATTTAAAAGCCCACGCGATTTGATTCATTATCTGGTGCGCGCCGCCGGGTTCAATGCCAATTTTTTATTGAATGTGGGACCGATGCCCAATGGCAAAATTCAACCGGAGTTTGTCGCAACGCTCAAAGAAATCGGCGCGTGGCTGCGCGCCAACGGCGAAACCATTTACGGCACACGCGGCGGCGCGATTACACCGCAAGACTGGGGCGCAGTAACTACGAAAGGCAATAAAATTTTCATTCACCTGCTGAATTTAAAAACCGACACCTTGACGTTGTCACTCACTGAAAAAATCAAATCGGCGCGTTACCGAAAAGACCGCAGCCAGGTTGCGTTCGAGCAAACGCAAAACGCTGTCGTGTTGAAAAATCTAAAAATGATTGATGCGGACGATACCATCATCGTATTGGAAAAGTGA
- a CDS encoding DUF3298 and DUF4163 domain-containing protein: MVKRFLSGFITMILAVSIVACSNKKDTNDAPSVATQASPQAPDLTPPAAPTPTGKLVEAPAKFNKTLVGTLNGNIEIQMNLTRDGKNLSGSYFYENVREPIELSGTVEKDGSCKITELIGDQETGVFKGRINGEELGGVTSLRFEGTWAKPNGEKAMSFALQEQRFVLNGGLLNIVNKKLQEENKKQHYEYEASYPQLDGVKDAKTDGFNKAIAGMINSQVSRFKKDAPESFNADDPEQVSGLWIDYHVTFASDELISVVFDMSEYSAGAAHPNSYSTTFNYDLRNGKEIKLRELFANANFLQVIANHCTRTLTARLKKIEAYDETMVKDGASAKADNYSSWNITRKGLLFNFDPYQVAAYAVGPQEVLIGYESLKEVLKKDSPIASLIGGNASGGDILK, encoded by the coding sequence ATGGTTAAAAGATTTCTCTCAGGCTTTATCACGATGATTTTAGCGGTGAGCATCGTCGCTTGCTCGAATAAAAAAGACACGAATGATGCGCCTTCAGTGGCAACGCAAGCTTCGCCGCAAGCGCCGGATTTGACGCCGCCCGCCGCGCCTACGCCCACCGGCAAGCTTGTCGAAGCGCCCGCGAAATTCAATAAAACATTGGTTGGCACTTTAAATGGCAACATCGAAATACAAATGAATCTCACACGCGATGGAAAAAATCTTTCGGGCAGCTATTTTTATGAAAATGTGCGTGAGCCGATTGAACTGAGCGGCACGGTTGAAAAAGACGGGAGTTGCAAAATCACCGAACTCATTGGCGACCAGGAAACCGGCGTGTTCAAAGGTCGCATCAACGGCGAAGAACTGGGCGGGGTGACCTCGCTGAGATTTGAAGGCACCTGGGCAAAACCCAACGGCGAAAAAGCCATGTCTTTTGCCTTGCAGGAGCAACGCTTTGTTTTAAACGGTGGCTTGTTGAACATCGTCAACAAAAAATTGCAGGAAGAGAACAAAAAGCAGCACTATGAATACGAAGCCAGTTACCCGCAACTCGATGGCGTAAAAGACGCAAAGACCGATGGATTTAATAAAGCCATTGCCGGGATGATCAATTCACAGGTAAGCCGCTTTAAGAAAGATGCCCCGGAAAGTTTTAATGCCGACGACCCGGAGCAGGTAAGCGGATTGTGGATTGATTACCATGTGACCTTTGCTAGTGACGAGTTAATCAGCGTCGTATTTGATATGTCGGAATACTCAGCGGGCGCTGCCCACCCGAACAGTTATTCAACGACTTTTAATTATGATTTGCGCAATGGCAAAGAGATTAAATTGCGTGAGCTATTTGCCAATGCCAATTTTTTACAGGTGATTGCCAACCACTGTACCAGAACGCTTACTGCGAGGTTAAAAAAGATTGAAGCTTACGATGAAACCATGGTGAAAGATGGCGCTAGCGCCAAAGCCGACAATTACAGCAGTTGGAATATCACCCGCAAAGGCTTGTTATTTAATTTCGACCCTTATCAGGTCGCGGCTTACGCTGTTGGCCCGCAAGAGGTGTTAATCGGTTATGAGAGTTTAAAAGAGGTATTGAAAAAAGATTCGCCGATTGCTTCATTAATCGGCGGTAACGCAAGTGGCGGCGACATATTGAAATAA
- a CDS encoding TonB-dependent receptor has protein sequence MLKKFKALPPILTVLALLANLALPVFAQNPTGSIRGAVKDQQGAVITNAKITAKNKATGDKREGNTGDDGLYTIPALQPGEYEVTIEAQGFSRTSFNAVVEVGSSFAGDVTLTAGGGTEVVDIAAGQASVEKENHQIAGVINQKKIDALPLNGRNFLQLALLEPGVSVSANNPGAQNNLFNVSIGGGPASATRLTVDGGSIVDPVCGGAAQNFSTETVQEFQISTYNFDLSTGVTSVGAINIVSRQGGNDMHGSAFLYFRDHNLSAIPTLKKPSKEFDPFFRRYQYGGSLGGPIKKDKAFYFGNVEWLNQDTVFSSNITGNPIFQQFNTSFPSAYDGILLNIRGDYKWGEKHNIFTRYSFDDNSTVAPDGNNVLPSRWRDNKSRDHNAQAGITSLISRNLVNDFRFNFQRITNDELIPSADQCPSSEVGCIGLGGVHINFVSSNLAFGNTTNAPQNRRLNRYQYVDNVSWEKGSHRLKFGAEWEHNYGFGKWEFLEPGLLVLYDPEFVGIANAAFANAINGIPGLPQAVKNIVIGTAQLSLPAAFTTPGAKLTVNDILGLPLAAGAVGIGDPSQPPPFNGDIARQGNRYRFYVQDAWRIRPNFTFLYGGSYQYETNLGNHDLAKPRLLASLLSSTDKAKKDKNNFAPSIGFTWDVGSKGDTVIRGGAGLYYDTILFVTRLQERATNGPAGNGRSVVPTAYFQNNIAFPQLPTIPGLPAAVQAQLAAAVASFSPPAGTSINFVTNPTKFTGANFMSLLAGQKAAILSGLQAAGAAGFSGLDFFKTGSGILDSDLETPYSEQFSIGVQRKLTKDMLLNVDFVLRKRVHSLLASDYNRTDRVAAQGGRALPACVGAQIINPTAICSNGAISVTNSNGRNDYRAMLVKLDKRFSNRYQLTASYALQKRTEFPLLDLNNWFGNPIDAGSRHSLTVSGLLELPWGLQGSLIAIYQSTPSNNGTIPGSIDVNGDGTRGDTLPGLKPFSLGRGTDADELRRLVAEYNSSLAGKPAANGATFPTITLPAQFQFGDDFWSHDVRLSKNFKFAERYNATIFIEAFNLFNISNLTGFSGTLNNSFGQATGRVGQNFGTGGPRALQIGGRFSF, from the coding sequence ATGCTTAAAAAGTTCAAAGCCTTGCCGCCGATCTTAACGGTGCTTGCGTTGCTGGCAAATCTTGCCTTGCCGGTTTTTGCGCAAAACCCGACCGGCTCCATTCGCGGCGCGGTTAAAGATCAACAAGGCGCAGTTATTACCAATGCCAAAATCACGGCTAAAAATAAAGCAACCGGTGACAAACGCGAAGGCAACACGGGCGACGACGGGCTTTATACCATTCCGGCCCTGCAACCCGGCGAATATGAAGTCACTATTGAAGCGCAAGGATTTTCAAGAACCTCATTCAACGCCGTTGTCGAAGTCGGTTCATCGTTTGCCGGTGATGTCACGTTGACGGCAGGCGGCGGCACCGAAGTCGTAGACATCGCTGCCGGACAAGCTTCAGTTGAAAAAGAGAATCACCAGATTGCCGGGGTCATCAACCAGAAAAAGATTGATGCCTTGCCGCTCAATGGTCGTAACTTCCTGCAACTCGCGTTGCTTGAACCGGGGGTTTCGGTATCCGCCAATAATCCCGGCGCGCAAAATAACCTCTTTAACGTCTCTATCGGTGGCGGGCCGGCATCGGCTACGCGACTCACAGTAGACGGCGGCAGCATCGTTGATCCGGTATGCGGCGGTGCGGCGCAAAACTTCTCTACGGAAACCGTTCAAGAGTTTCAAATCTCAACCTATAACTTCGACCTCTCGACCGGGGTCACCTCGGTTGGTGCCATCAATATCGTTTCGCGTCAGGGTGGCAACGATATGCACGGCAGCGCCTTTCTCTATTTCCGCGACCATAATCTGTCGGCTATTCCAACCTTGAAAAAACCGTCGAAAGAATTTGACCCCTTCTTCCGTCGTTATCAATACGGCGGTTCGCTTGGTGGTCCCATCAAAAAAGATAAAGCATTTTATTTCGGAAACGTTGAATGGTTGAATCAGGACACGGTGTTTTCATCGAACATCACCGGCAACCCGATATTTCAACAGTTCAACACTAGTTTCCCAAGCGCCTATGATGGCATTCTCCTCAACATTCGCGGCGATTATAAATGGGGTGAAAAACACAACATCTTCACTCGCTACAGCTTCGATGACAACAGCACCGTCGCGCCTGACGGCAATAACGTCTTGCCCTCGCGATGGCGTGATAACAAGAGCCGTGACCACAATGCGCAAGCCGGTATCACCAGCCTGATTTCAAGAAATCTGGTCAACGATTTTCGTTTCAATTTCCAGCGCATCACGAACGACGAGTTGATTCCATCGGCTGACCAATGTCCGTCCTCGGAAGTCGGCTGCATCGGGCTTGGCGGCGTGCATATCAATTTCGTCAGCAGCAACCTGGCATTCGGTAATACCACCAATGCCCCGCAAAATCGTCGGCTCAACCGTTATCAATATGTTGATAATGTAAGTTGGGAAAAAGGTTCGCATCGCCTGAAATTTGGCGCTGAATGGGAACACAACTACGGTTTTGGCAAATGGGAATTTTTGGAACCGGGACTGCTCGTGCTCTATGACCCGGAATTCGTCGGCATTGCCAACGCGGCTTTCGCTAATGCGATTAATGGCATTCCGGGATTGCCACAGGCGGTTAAAAATATCGTCATCGGCACCGCCCAACTTTCGCTTCCTGCCGCTTTCACGACGCCCGGCGCGAAGTTGACGGTCAATGACATTCTTGGTCTGCCGCTCGCCGCTGGCGCAGTTGGCATTGGCGACCCGTCACAACCCCCGCCATTCAACGGGGATATTGCACGTCAGGGCAATCGCTATCGCTTCTATGTTCAGGATGCCTGGCGTATTCGTCCGAACTTCACTTTCCTGTATGGCGGTTCCTATCAATATGAAACCAATCTGGGCAATCATGACCTTGCCAAACCCAGACTTTTAGCTTCTTTATTGAGCAGCACAGATAAAGCTAAGAAGGATAAAAATAACTTTGCTCCTTCTATCGGCTTTACCTGGGATGTCGGCAGCAAAGGTGACACGGTCATTCGCGGCGGTGCCGGTCTTTACTACGACACCATTCTCTTCGTCACCCGTTTGCAGGAACGCGCCACCAACGGCCCGGCAGGCAATGGTCGTTCCGTAGTGCCCACAGCTTATTTCCAAAACAACATTGCTTTCCCGCAATTGCCGACGATTCCAGGTCTGCCGGCAGCCGTGCAGGCGCAACTCGCAGCCGCGGTTGCCAGTTTCAGTCCTCCGGCAGGCACTTCGATCAACTTTGTCACCAATCCAACCAAATTCACGGGCGCTAATTTCATGTCACTTCTGGCTGGGCAGAAAGCGGCAATCCTTTCCGGTTTGCAAGCCGCAGGCGCAGCAGGTTTTTCGGGACTGGATTTCTTTAAGACCGGCAGCGGCATTCTTGATTCCGATTTGGAAACCCCTTACTCCGAACAATTTTCTATCGGCGTACAACGTAAACTGACTAAAGATATGTTGCTCAACGTCGATTTTGTTTTGCGTAAACGGGTGCATTCGCTGTTGGCTTCCGATTACAACCGCACTGACCGCGTCGCCGCACAAGGTGGACGGGCATTGCCGGCTTGCGTTGGCGCGCAAATCATCAATCCCACAGCTATCTGCTCCAATGGCGCAATCAGCGTGACCAATAGCAACGGGCGAAACGATTACCGCGCCATGCTTGTCAAACTCGATAAACGATTCTCTAATCGTTATCAACTCACCGCCAGTTATGCCTTGCAAAAACGCACGGAATTCCCGCTGCTTGACTTGAACAACTGGTTTGGTAATCCCATTGATGCCGGTTCCCGTCACAGCCTGACGGTTAGCGGACTGCTGGAATTGCCCTGGGGATTGCAAGGTTCATTGATTGCCATTTATCAGAGCACCCCATCTAACAATGGAACTATCCCAGGCTCAATTGATGTCAATGGCGATGGCACACGCGGCGATACCTTGCCGGGTCTCAAACCGTTTTCACTCGGACGCGGCACCGATGCCGATGAATTGCGACGTCTGGTTGCTGAATACAACTCAAGCCTTGCCGGGAAACCTGCCGCCAATGGCGCGACCTTCCCGACCATCACCTTGCCGGCGCAGTTCCAGTTCGGCGACGATTTCTGGTCACATGATGTGCGCTTGTCGAAAAATTTCAAGTTTGCTGAAAGGTACAACGCAACGATTTTCATCGAAGCCTTTAACCTTTTCAACATCTCGAATCTCACAGGCTTCAGCGGTACGCTCAATAACAGTTTCGGTCAGGCGACCGGTCGCGTTGGTCAGAATTTCGGAACCGGCGGGCCACGCGCCTTGCAAATCGGCGGTCGGTTCAGCTTCTAA